A window of the Methanoculleus horonobensis genome harbors these coding sequences:
- the nadA gene encoding quinolinate synthase NadA — METEIRALKAEKNAVVMAHNYQPMAIQGLADVVGDSLELAVKAKETAADLIVVCGVRFMAETAKILNPDRKVVIPVEDAGCPLADFLTPEMIREARARYPDAAVVVYINSTAESKALADITCTSANAVRVVASLPNETILFGPDANLAAYVQRELPEKTIVPLPPGGHCYVHTGFTLADIEAARRKGGKIVCHPECPPEVQEQADRIASTGGMVREAAAGGDEPWWIFTEREMASRLRVLYPGRVFYEKPEAVCADMKRISLEDLRRALESEEHEVVLPREVMDRARRAIERMIAVGA; from the coding sequence ATGGAAACGGAGATTCGTGCGCTCAAGGCCGAGAAGAACGCAGTCGTCATGGCGCATAACTACCAGCCCATGGCGATCCAGGGGCTCGCCGACGTGGTGGGCGACAGCCTCGAACTCGCGGTGAAGGCGAAGGAGACCGCGGCTGACCTGATCGTCGTCTGCGGTGTCCGGTTCATGGCCGAGACGGCAAAGATCCTCAACCCCGACCGGAAGGTGGTCATCCCGGTAGAGGACGCGGGATGCCCGCTTGCTGATTTCCTGACCCCGGAGATGATCCGTGAGGCGAGGGCGCGATACCCCGACGCGGCCGTGGTGGTCTACATCAACAGTACGGCGGAGAGCAAGGCGCTCGCGGACATCACCTGCACCTCGGCAAACGCGGTTCGGGTCGTAGCGTCGCTTCCAAACGAGACCATCCTCTTCGGGCCGGATGCAAACCTCGCGGCATACGTCCAGCGGGAACTCCCCGAGAAGACGATCGTTCCCCTGCCTCCCGGCGGTCACTGCTACGTCCATACAGGGTTCACTCTTGCCGACATCGAGGCTGCCCGGAGAAAGGGCGGCAAAATCGTCTGCCATCCCGAATGCCCGCCGGAGGTTCAGGAGCAGGCCGACCGGATAGCCTCCACGGGAGGCATGGTCCGGGAGGCCGCGGCCGGTGGAGACGAGCCCTGGTGGATCTTCACCGAGCGGGAGATGGCCTCCCGCCTGCGGGTGCTCTACCCCGGAAGAGTCTTTTACGAGAAGCCGGAGGCCGTCTGCGCGGATATGAAGAGGATCTCGCTTGAAGACCTCCGCCGGGCGCTCGAGTCCGAGGAGCACGAGGTCGTCCTCCCGAGAGAGGTCATGGACCGGGCGCGGCGAGCGATCGAGCGGATGATCGCCGTCGGAGCGTGA